One window of Papaver somniferum cultivar HN1 chromosome 9, ASM357369v1, whole genome shotgun sequence genomic DNA carries:
- the LOC113311762 gene encoding putative disease resistance protein RGA4 produces MEEILMSGATGILKKLVGVVSKDIGLALDVNDDLKKIQTTSEMILAVIADAERRQEKEELVRLWLRRLKDIAYDADDVIDEFCYEDMRRRDREDSLTHKVLNFTSSSNPSLIFRFKMAKKIKDINKRLNEITQDIDKFQLQVTAPIPDGESNEQLDRQVTSHVNESEIVGREYDESQIIKLLTTDPKSSSSSPPPVFDNPNHSLEKVYVISIVGMGGLGKSTLAQLVYKNEVVKKLFEPTMWVHVSEIFDIEILLVKIMESITQTKFHRVSNFCVLVNIVREHLDGKKYLLVLDDLWNDDSEQWECLKSVLLVGAPGSKILITTRNDRVASIVRGSIPPYNLSQLQDDACWSIIKQRAFSPGGALISPEMSDIGKEISKKCCGLPLAAKFLGSLMHLKKKGSDWISIRDDDIWSTPESKRKILPVLKLSYNNLSSQLKQCFSYCSIFPKNWEISKEILVHLWMAEGFVKQSNIKNKRSAEDIGRNYFESLAWSSFFHNFKKNELGDIETCKMHDLVHDLAEEVGGENELAALKASEFTDVSKVRRLRLELDEDISKTFLKKLSNAKKLRTIFAPEGSNVDPLIFSRNNNLRVLHAGLSPNFSFPKLSSLSLNLRHLRYLRLNSLDMRDVSNGQSIGKLYNLETLVFTNFYGVQNLLTNIHSLQKLRYLEVSWTVMEELPDSVTSLCNLQTLDLNNCELKVIPESICGLKNLTSLNLSFNPFEELPVSIITLSSLQTLDVNTCKNLKVLPEFVSDLSNLQIFDFRNCPLLKALPIDFGSLTQLRSLDLEGTEMTVLPEPCSNLENLEFVNLSLCESPKDVKNWEKVRKFYHNPLGNPTILGIGKLVCLEELYYMVPEKQPECNVGIQDLGNLNMLETLGIWGLQNVKDRMDAERANLKGKQNLLGLALFWDEIEEDPLQMTCNDLQVFEALQPPIGLVSLRIENFIGSELPTWMCVPSGFPSLDTLVLQNCKGIKQLPAAIGQLPRLLQLTLGGISLKRLDIGGFCSLIWLDLADMFLLEELCDPYPCLEILVINGCKSLSRIPWFPCLKQLQVENINLKLVSSICRSHTSLTKVLLNRIEELIFFPASILRHNCNLQELKIEECNQFQGFLVKDDENESPNFHTASLQRLVLLECPVLKFLPDLPRWTFLKGLTIFNCPYVKESLTYDLKSLTFLQYMWVDFIQRDEQRGDPSVYHDMINLMNK; encoded by the coding sequence ATGGAAGAGATTCTTATGAGCGGTGCAACAGGAATCCTAAAAAAACTGGTGGGTGTTGTCTCCAAAGACATCGGTTTGGCTTTGGATGTCAACGATGACTTGAAGAAGATTCAAACAACCTCGGAAATGATTCTCGCTGTGATTGCCGACGCGGAGAGGAGGCAAGAGAAGGAAGAACTTGTAAGACTTTGGTTACGAAGGCTCAAGGATATTGCTTATGACGCTGATGACGTGATTGATGAGTTCTGTTATGAGGACATGCGTCGCCGTGATAGAGAGGATAGCTTGACGCATAAGGTATTGAATTTCACTTCATCTTCAAACCCTTCACTTATATTTCGTTTCAAAATGGCGAAAAAAATCAAAGACATAAACAAAAGATTAAATGAAATAACCCAAGATATAGATAAGTTTCAGTTACAAGTTACTGCACCTATTCCTGATGGTGAAAGTAATGAACAACTGGACCGACAAGTCACTTCCCATGTTAATGAGTCAGAAATCGTAGGAAGGGAGTATGATGAATCCCAGATAATAAAACTTTTAACAACAGATcccaaatcatcatcatcatcaccaccaccagtttTTGACAATCCTAATCATTCTCTTGAAAAGGTTTATGTAATATCCATAGTGGGTATGGGAGGGCTTGGGAAGTCAACACTTGCACAACTCGTTTACAAAAACGAGGTGGTAAAGAAACTGTTTGAGCCAACAATGTGGGTTCATGTATCTGAAATTTTTGATATTGAAATCCTCTTAGTAAAAATAATGGAGTCTATTACTCAAACTAAGTTCCATAGGGTTTCAAATTTCTGTGTGCTAGTAAATATAGTCCGAGAACATTTAGATGGGAAGAAATATTTGTTAGTACTGGACGATTTATGGAATGATGATTCCGAGCAATGGGAGTGCCTCAAGTCTGTGTTGCTTGTTGGTGCTCCAGGGAGTAAAATACTGATCACCACACGTAATGACCGAGTTGCATCTATTGTTAGGGGAAGTATTCCTCCTTACAATTTGAGTCAATTGCAAGATGATGCATGTTGGTCTATCATCAAGCAAAGAGCCTTTTCTCCTGGTGGAGCATTAATTTCTCCAGAAATGTCAGACATAGGAAAAGAAATATCAAAAAAATGCTGTGGTTTACCACTCGCAGCAAAATTTCTTGGAAGTCTAATGCACTTAAAAAAGAAAGGAAGTGATTGGATATCGATTAGAGATGATGATATTTGGAGTACTCCAGAAAGCAAAAGAAAGATCTTACCTGTATTAAAATTGAGCTATAATAACTTGTCATCTCAACTAAAGCAATGTTTCTCTTATTGCTCAATCTTTCCCAAGAATTGGGAGATTAGCAAAGAAATTTTGGTTCATCTTTGGATGGCAGAAGGATTTGTCAAACAATCTAATATAAAAAACAAAAGATCCGCTGAAGACATTGGACGTAATTACTTCGAAAGTCTAGCGTGGAGCTCCTTTTTTCATAATTTCAAGAAGAACGAATTAGGCGACATCGAGACGTGCAAAATGCACGATCTTGTGCATGATCTTGCCGAAGAAGTTGGTGGGGAAAATGAATTGGCAGCTCTCAAGGCAAGTGAGTTTACAGATGTTTCTAAAGTTCGTCGGTTGAGGTTAGAATTAGATGAAGATATATCAAAAACATTTCTGAAGAAGTTAAGTAACGCCAAGAAGTTGCGTACAATATTCGCCCCCGAAGGTTCTAACGTGGATCCTCTTATATTTTCAAGAAATAACAACTTACGTGTGCTTCATGCGGGTCTTTCACCAAATTTCTCTTTTCCAAAGTTGTCTTCTTTGAGTCTCAATCTGAGACATTTAAGGTACCTTCGCCTTAACTCTCTTGATATGAGGGATGTATCGAATGGTCAGTCCATTGGTAAACTTTATAATTTGGAGACGTTGGTATTTACCAACTTCTATGGTGTTCAAAATCTGCTTACAAACATTCATTCTTTACAAAAATTAAGATATCTTGAAGTCTCGTGGACGGTTATGGAAGAGTTACCTGATTCTGTCACAAGTCTTTGTAATTTGCAAACGTTGGATCTCAACAACTGCGAATTAAAAGTCATTCCTGAATCCATCTGTGGTTTGAAAAATCTAACATCTCTAAATTTATCTTTCAACCCTTTCGAAGAATTACCCGTTTCTATCATCACCCTCTCCAGTTTGCAAACATTAGATGTCAACACCTGCAAAAATTTAAAAGTCTTACCTGAGTTTGTGTCAGATCTTTCCAATTTGCAGATATTTGATTTCAGAAACTGCCCATTGTTAAAAGCATTACCCATAGATTTTGGATCATTAACTCAGTTAAGGTCTCTTGACCTAGAAGGTACTGAAATGACAGTGTTACCAGAGCCATGTTCTAATCTTGAAAATCTTGAGTTTGTGAATCTTTCCCTTTGTGAGTCTCCCAAAGATGTAAAGAATTGGGAAAAAGTTAGAAAATTTTATCACAATCCGCTGGGAAACCCCACAATATTGGGCATAGGAAAACTAGTTTGCCTTGAAGAGTTGTATTACATGGTTCCAGAAAAACAACCTGAATGTAACGTTGGTATTCAAGACTTGGGAAACCTAAACATGCTCGAGACGCTAGGCATTTGGGGTCTTCAGAACGTGAAAGACAGAATGGATGCTGAAAGGGCAAATTTGAAAGGAAAACAGAATCTTCTTGGATTGGCACTATTCTGGGATGAAATAGAAGAAGATCCGCTGCAGATGACGTGTAATGATCTCCAAGTATTTGAAGCTCTACAACCTCCCATTGGTTTGGTGTCCTTGAGAATAGAGAACTTCATCGGTTCGGAGCTTCCGACGTGGATGTGTGTTCCATCTGGTTTCCCAAGTTTGGATACGTTAGTACTTCAAAACTGCAAAGGAATTAAACAACTTCCAGCAGCTATTGGTCAGCTCCCGCGTCTTTTGCAACTTACTCTGGGAGGAATATCTTTGAAGAGATTGGATATAGGTGGATTTTGTTCGTTAATTTGGCTCGATCTTGCTGATATGTTCCTTCTAGAAGAGTTGTGTGATCCCTATCCGTGTCTTGAGATTTTGGTTATTAATGGCTGCAAAAGTTTGTCCAGAATCCCTTGGTTTCCTTGTTTGAAACAGTTGCAGGTGGAGAACATCAATCTCAAGTTAGTCAGCTCAATTTGTAGAAGCCATACCTCTCTCACGAAGGTTCTTTTAAACAGGATAGAGGAGCTTATATTCTTCCCAGCAAGCATACTCCGACACAACTGTAATCTTCAAGAACTGAAAATCGAGGAGTGCAATCAGTTTCAGGGATTTCTAGTAAAGGATGATGAGAACGAGTCTCCTAACTTCCATACTGCTTCTCTTCAAAGATTGGTTTTGTTGGAATGCCCGGTTCTTAAGTTTCTTCCAGATTTACCAAGATGGACTTTTCTAAAGGGATTAACCATTTTCAATTGTCCCTACGTGAAGGAGTCCTTGACCTATGATCTCAAATCCCTCACTTTTCTTCAATACATGTGGGTTGATTTTATTCAAAGAGACGAGCAACGAGGAGATCCATCTGTTTATCACGATATGATCAATTTGATGAATAAGTAG
- the LOC113309013 gene encoding L10-interacting MYB domain-containing protein-like, protein MGDNIAKTIWTPSMTRYFIELLKQQALRGGPRGKKKMTGSALRKQVWAHITALFRLKFGVQYHTDVLKNRFRTLGRKYDAITTLLNNGFLWDTTRHMVVAAHDNMWNTYIKAHPDARSYRTNSTPFYDDLCVIFGGAPVEEKFRDEEYMEDDFLIESPAIERDPAYDVKDSSHAGDEAIWKISTEEEEAGAEIGFCKAENMVHSSEMPNKQSEKVLSDQGAFANEGSSKVELTRCEYRTRVSWTPSKDRYFIDLMKDHILQGNKIGRTFTKDVWMHMIALFGENFGAQYDKNALYNRFKTLRKQYLCVKGLLGHGRFEWDKTLHMVKADAHVWDDYVKAHPDARQYRVRSVPYYKDLCIIYGDTYISGRNNNLGGDPVHKVQEDSSYLNGDILNQHKKGLLKSPLGSGYSNKLKNTDQSMIDAIQEMRSAVTLLAEKTEETSDYVSTETWMAALRALPDIDEELLLDACDFLEVDAKRAKAFVLLDVSLQKKWLLRKLRSS, encoded by the exons ATGGGTGATAATATTGCAAAGACTATTTGGACACCATCAATGACTCGTTATTTCATTGAGTTACTAAAACAACAAGCTCTGAGAGGAGGCCCaagagggaagaagaagatgactgGTTCTGCACTTCGAAAACAAGTATGGGCACACATTACAGCATTATTCAGACTGAAATTTGGGGTTCAATATCACACAGATGTATTAAAGAACCGTTTCAGGACTTTGGGTAGGAAATATGATGCTATTACTACTCTTCTCAACAATGGATTTCTATGGGACACAACCAGGCATATGGTGGTTGCTGCTCATGATAATATGTGGAATACATACATTAAG GCACACCCGGATGCAAGGTCTTACAGAACTAACAGCACACCGTTCTATGATGATTTGTGTGTGATATTCGGTGGTGCACCTGTTGAGGAGAAATTTCGTGATGAAGAATATATGGAGGATGATTTTTTGATTGAATCACCTGCAATTGAAAGAGACCCAGCTTATGATGTCAAAGACTCTTCACATGCTGGTGATGAGGCTATTTGGAAGATAAGCACAGAAGAAGAAGAGGCTGGTGCTGAAATTGGTTTCTGTAAGGCAGAGAACATGGTTCATTCCTCGGAAATGCCAAACAAACAGAGCGAGAAAGTGTTATCTGACCAAGGGGCTTTTGCAAATGAAGGATCGTCAAAGGTAGAGCTGACTCGTTGTGAATATCGAACTAGGGTCAGTTGGACACCCTCAAAGGACCGTTATTTTATTGATCTTATGAAGGATCATATCCTTCAAGGGAATAAAATTGGGCGTACTTTTACGAAAGATGTATGGATGCACATGATTGCACTGTTCGGCGAAAATTTTGGAGCTCAGTATGACAAGAATGCATTGTATAATCGTTTCAAAACACTGAGGAAACAATATCTGTGTGTTAAGGGACTTCTTGGCCATGGTAGGTTTGAGTGGGATAAAACACTACACATGGTCAAAGCTGATGCTCATGTCTGGGATGACTATGTCAAGGCACACCCAGACGCCAGACAGTACCGAGTCAGGTCTGTGCCATATTACAAAGATTTGTGCATAATATATGGTGATACATATATCAGCGGAAGAAATAACAATCTTGGCGGAGATCCAGTACACAAAGTTCAGGAAGACTCCTCATATTTGAATGGTGATATACTTAATCAGCATAAAAAAGGTCTACTTAAGTCGCCATTAGGTTCTGGATACTCTAACAAACTGAAGAACACAGACCAGAGTATGATTGATGCTATTCAAGAGATGAGGAGTGCAGTCACTTTGTTGGCAGAGAAGACCGAAGAAACGAGTGATTATGTCTCAACAGAAACTTGGATGGCAGCACTTCGTGCTTTACCGGACATAGATGAAGAACTACTTTTAGATGCATGTGATTTTCTAGAGGTAGATGCAAAGAGAGCGAAAGCGTTTGTACTTTTAGATGTAAGCCTTCAAAAGAAGTGGTTGTTAAGGAAACTTCGCTCTTCGTAG